TGCTGAGGATGTTTCCCTTGACTGATCGGCTCTGCCAATCTGGCCACCTGCAGGCAGGGGGCGGGATTAGGGCCTGGACTGCCTGACTCACTTACCCTAATCCCCCTCAGGGCGGGATCCCTGGTCATCAGCCCTCGGGGTGGCAGAGTATAAGCTGCTTTATGGGTCCTGAGAAGCAGGGGTGCTCCCTGGTGCAGCTTCTCTGAGCCCTGTCACCCCTCTCCACATGGCTGAAGAGCAGGTGAGGGGGCAGCATGGCCCTGACCCAGCCCCCAGACCACAGAAGCCCCCTGAGGGGGTCCTGGCTTCCAGTAGTGGCGCTGAGGGGCCCCCCTTGACGAGGAAGAGAAGCAGCAAGAGGGAGAAGGGGCTCCGAGGGTCCCGTAAGGTCACCGGCAGCTCTGGGGAGCAGACCCCCAAGCAGGGCCCTGAGGCCCCGGGGAGTAGCAAGAACCCCTCCAGGACCGGAGAAGGGCAGGAGGGGCCGGCCCCTCGTCGCCAGTCCCACCGGCACCGTCCTGGCCCCCAGCACGATGCTGCTCAGAGGACATACGGGCCCCTGCTCAACCGCATCTTCGGGAAGGTCAGGGGGGCCTGGACCAAGGTtggggggcctgggggtggggttgggactCATGGGCTCAGGTTCAGCCCACCCTTCCCCTAACACTCAAGCCTCCTCCAATTTCTGCTCCAGACTCAGGAGCCGCGTTGTGGGGGCAGGGTttctgcaggggtgggggggcgggcggCATGGGCAGTGGGTGGAACTAGACCGCCAACCCAGGGGTCTGTGGCAGCTCGGGGCCCCCAGGAGCAGGAACGGGGGTCAACTCTTCTCCTGGGACTTCGCTGCCTTCTCCGGCCCTTGTGGGACCGGCCCTGCCCAGGCCACCGtggcctggggctggaggaggaaggcTGACCAGAGCCCTGACTGGCCCCGGGGACATGCTGGACTATGCCCCTGCAGGACCGAGAGCTAGGCCCTGAGGAGCTGGATGGTGAGTGCCCCCCGCTGAGAGCGGCGGGTGGGCGGTGTCTCAGAGTCTGGCTGGCTGCCTGTGCCTGACCTCCCTCCCCTGCAGAGCTTCAGGCCGCCTTCGAGGAGTTTGACACGGACCACGACGGTTATATCGGCTACCGGGACCTGGGCGAGTGCATGCGGACGCTGGGCTACATGCCCACCGAGATGGAGCTCATCGAGGTCTCTCAACACGTCAAGATGCGGAGTCAGTGCTTGACCCCGCCTCCCCGGGGTGGGGTGGCGGGTGGGCGGAGCCACCTGGCTTTGCCACCGGGGTCCTTTCCCAGTCTCAAGGTTACCGAACGGAGGGGTGTTGGGCGGTGGCTCTGGCAGTCAGATAGGGGTGGTGGTGGAGTGAGGGGGGTGTCGTGGCAGTTTCCAGGACAGTTTGACGACGTTGGCTCCAGGACACGGAGGGTAGGGGGACTAGGAAGGCACCGGGTGATCCACGAGAGGTCCTCGGGACTCAGGTTGGGGACCCCCATCTCTGACTGAGATAAAACGGTCCGTGCTGGTACCAGCCACCTGggctgtctctgcctctctctgatcATCCTGAAAAGAGTCTTTTAAGGTTTGGTGAGGCCGAGCGGGAGAGAACCTTGGCCACTCCTTGCGATTAAATGTCCGACGGGCAGCCCTTGTgtgagtatcagttcagttcagttgctcaatcgtgtcctactctttgcgaccccatggactgctgcacgccaggcttccctgtccatcaactcccagagcttattcaaactcatgtccatcgggtcggtgatgccatccaaccatctcatcctctgttgtccccttctcctcctgcctttaatctttcccagcatcagggtcttttccaatgagtcagctcttcacatcaggtggccaaagtattggagtttcagcttcatcatcagtccttccaatgaatattcaggactgatatcctttagaattgactggttggatctccttgcagcccaagggactctcaagagtcttttccaacaccacagctgaTTTATCAAATATCAGGCTCCTTTCATCCCAGGACACCAGCAATTTTTTCCCTTACAGTTCCCAAAATGGAACGTGATTTACAATTGATGTGAATATTTAGTGTCATGCCTTTCTTTCTCCTGAAGCTATTCATGGACCATTGGTGCTTTTTATAATTGATGGCCTCCATAAACTACCTGTGTATGCTTCTAAGGTGTCTTTACTGCTACCTCTGATGTTCTGGCACTTTACAACCATAAACTCCAACCGTAATAGCACCCTGTCCTCCAATGAGCCGGCAGGTCCAGCAAGTCATCCAAGGTCACAGCATCAGTGGGAGAGCCAGGTTTTGAGGCTGGGGCTGTCTGGTTCCCCAGCCTGGTCTCAGTGCCCCACACCTGGTGCTTCACTGAGAGCCCTTGAGCATCTTGCCCCCAGCAGAGCCCGGGGCTGCAGCCTCCTACCCCTGGGGACATGGAAGCTGGTATCCTTTCTGGACACAGagtgggtgaggggctggggtcCCTCCTTGGGCCCCAGTCCTCACCACTGTGACCCTCTGCCTGGGTCTGCAGTGGGTGGCCGTGTGGACTTCGAGGAATTCGTGGAGATGATGGGCCCGAAGCTGAGGGAGGAGACAGCGCACATGCTGGGGCTGCGGGAGCTGCGAATTGCCTTCCGCGAGGTGCGGGGGGGCCCGGGGGGCCGGTGGGTGGGTGGATGCTGGGTGGCATCCTTACTGGCCTCACGGGAGACTGGGAACCTCAGCCTCTGGAGGCCCCGAGCCCTGCTGTTGGTGGGACTAGGACTGTGAAGGGGGTTGGAAAGAGTTTGGCTCACTCCTGGCTGGGGGTCTCCCCAGGAGGACTTCCCCGAGGGCAGGGGGTTCACGGCCTCagtctgggaggaggaggagggtttgGATGGAGGAAGTGGGGGTGTCCAGCAAGGTGGTGGCGGGTGCAGGAAGAGGGTAGGAGGGCTGAGCCCTGCCGGAATCGCAGTTTGACAGGGACAGGGATGGGCGGATCACGGTGGCAGAGTTGCGGGAGGCAGCACCGGCTCTGCTGGGGGAGCCACTGGTGGGTCCTGAGCTGGACGAGATGCTCCAAGACGTGGACCTCAATGGGGATGGCACTGTGGACTTTGATGGTGAGCGTCCTCCCAGACCAagccccacccctctgggtcccTGGCTGAGCCCAGTGCCTCCTGGGATCGCTGACCTGGACCGGCTCAAGCCCCGCCCCTTCT
The nucleotide sequence above comes from Cervus canadensis isolate Bull #8, Minnesota chromosome 29, ASM1932006v1, whole genome shotgun sequence. Encoded proteins:
- the CABP4 gene encoding calcium-binding protein 4, with protein sequence MAEEQVRGQHGPDPAPRPQKPPEGVLASSSGAEGPPLTRKRSSKREKGLRGSRKVTGSSGEQTPKQGPEAPGSSKNPSRTGEGQEGPAPRRQSHRHRPGPQHDAAQRTYGPLLNRIFGKDRELGPEELDELQAAFEEFDTDHDGYIGYRDLGECMRTLGYMPTEMELIEVSQHVKMRMGGRVDFEEFVEMMGPKLREETAHMLGLRELRIAFREFDRDRDGRITVAELREAAPALLGEPLVGPELDEMLQDVDLNGDGTVDFDEFVMMLSRH